Proteins found in one Nymphalis io chromosome 4, ilAglIoxx1.1, whole genome shotgun sequence genomic segment:
- the LOC126768156 gene encoding elongation of very long chain fatty acids protein 4-like, producing MATIVNSTQSVLKDTYDYYLWTLSLSDKRTEGWPLVDSPIPTVIYTLIYLFIVWIGPKIMKNRRPFKLTWLLVPYNLAMAALNAYIAVRLLTASFRLRYSYICEPCRQKNDPDELQIANAVWWYYFSKLLEFCDTFFFILRKKEEQLTFLHVYHHSTMFGFWWIGIKWVPSGSTFLPAMVNSGIHVLMYTYYGLSVFGPSVSQFLWWKKYLTILQLIQFTCALILGINGIRTGCEFPLWMHYVLIIYMISFIVLFGNFYMKAYLAKGSKCMEVRYGQCLDDEETIRARKLKCN from the exons ATGGCCACAATAGTGAATTCCACGCAAAGTGTCCTAAAAGACACGTACGACTATTATTTATGGACACTGTCGCTTTCCG ataaaagaaCAGAAGGATGGCCGCTAGTGGATTCACCCATACCCACTGTTATATACACGTTAATATATCTATTCATAGTATGGATAGGACCAAAGATCATGAAAAACAGACGACCGTTCAAACTCACATGGTTATTAGTACCTTACAACTTAGCGATGGCAGCGCTGAATGCGTATATTGCTGTTAGACTGCTTACAGCTTCATTTAGGCTGAGATACAGTTACATATGTGAGCCGTGCCGACAGAAAAACGATCCTGATGAATTGCAA atAGCAAACGCAGTATGGTGGTATTATTTCTCGAAGCTGCTGGAGTTCTGTGACACATTCTTCTTTATATTAAGGAAAAAAGAAGAACAGCTTACCTTCTTACATGTTTATCACCACTCAACCATGTTCGGGTTTTGGTGGATTGGAATCAAATGGGTGCCCAGTGGATCTA ctTTCCTCCCAGCAATGGTAAATAGTGGCATTCACGTGCTTATGTACACCTACTACGGGCTTTCGGTCTTTGGTCCATCCGTTAGCCAGTTCCTGTGGTGGAAGAAATACTTGACCATATTGCAATTG ATCCAGTTTACCTGCGCATTGATTCTTGGTATCAATGGTATTAGGACCGGATGCGAATTCCCACTGTGGATGCACTACGTTCTCATAATCTACATGATCTCCTTTATTGTGCTCTTTGGAAACTTCTATATGAAAGCTTATCTTGCTAAg GGAAGTAAATGTATGGAAGTGAGATACGGCCAATGTTTGGACGACGAGGAAACGATTCGTGCGAGgaaattaaaatgcaattaa